The following DNA comes from Labrus mixtus chromosome 8, fLabMix1.1, whole genome shotgun sequence.
cagaaacaggatACAGACCTTGAGACAGGAATAAGTTATAGATCAAGATCCAGACcctgagacagaaacaggatACAGACCCTGAGACAGGAACAAGATCTAGACTGAGACCTCTAGACAGGAACAAGATACAGATCAAGATCCAGACCCTGAGACAGGAACAAGATACAGATCAAGACCACGAGACAGAAACAAGATACAGATCAAGATCCAGACCCCTAGACAGGAACAAGATACAGACCCTGAGGCATAACAAGATATAGATCAAGATCTAGACCCCTAGACAGAAACAGGATACAGACCCCAAGACAGGAACAAGTTATAGATCAAGATCTAGACCCCTAGACAGAAACAGGATACAGACCCCAAGACAGGAACAAGTTATAGATCAAGATACAGACCCTGAGACAGGAACAAGATCTAGACTGAGACCCCTAGACAGGAACAAGATACAGATCAAGATCCAGACTctgagacagaaacaggatACAGACCCTGAGACAGGAACAAGATACAGATCAAGATCCAGACCCCTAGACAGGAACAAGATACAAACCCTGAGGCATAACAATATATAGATCAAGATCCAGACCCCTAGACAGAAACAGGATACAGACCCCAAGACAGAAACAGGATACAGACCCCAAGACAGAAACAGGATACAGACcctgagacagaaacaggatACAGACCCTGAGACAGGAACAAGATCTAGACTGAGACCTCTAGACAGGAACAAAATACAGATCAAGATCCAGACTctgagacagaaacaggatACAGACCCTGAGACAGGAACAAGATACAGATACAGATCAAGACCACGAGACAGAAACAAGATACAGATCAAGATCCAGACCCATAGACAGGAACAAGATACAGACCCTGAGGCATAACAAGATATAGATCAAGATCCAGACCCAGAGAAAGGAACAAGATACAGACCATGAGGCATAACAAGATATAGATCAAGATCTAGACCCCTAGACAGAAACAGGATACAGACCCCAAGACAGGAACAAGTTATAGATCAAGATACAGACCCTGAGACAGGAACAAGATACTGATCAAGATCCAGACTctgagacagaaacaggatACAGACCCTGAGACAGGAACAAGATACAGATCAAGATCCAGACCCCTAGACAGGAACAAGATACAAACCCTGAGGCATAACAAGATATAGATCATGATCCAGACCCCTAGACAGAAACAGGATACAGACCCCAAGACAGAATACATTAACCACGTTAATGCCTCTGTCAGAGCCATGTTTGTCTGTCAATGTCAATCagtaaaaatatgtattttattggATCATGAAGtgttctctgattggtcagtgtaAGCCCCGCCCACCTTGGCCCACCAGGTGGACAGCATGAAGTAGGTGTTGACGTTGTCCTCTCCAAACTGCTGGGCCACGTAGAGTCCCAGAGAGCCATACGAGTCATAGATGTTCCTCTTTGTCAGGTCAGACAGAACGGCGTGAGCTGCGTTCAGCTCCTTAAACTTCTCTGCCGCGTCAGGATCGTCCGGATTCTTATCGGGGTGGTACCGCAACGCCAACTTCCTGTTGACGTTTGCACATATCTCATGTTAACACACACTTCACGTGTCAGCAGAATCAGTTTATCTGAGGGAACTACAGACTGGGGGAGGGTGTGACTGCAGGTGAGTGGGCGGGGCTAAATCTCTCACCTGTAGGACTTCTTGATGTCTTCATGGCTGCAGCCTTTCTGCAGAGCGAGGATCTGATACAGAGACTCTCCTGAGGTGGACAAAGTTCGCTGCCTCCCGTCAGACATCCTGACACCATCACCTGTAGCAGGTAcagacacctgtcaatcagagCTCTGGTAAcaacctcacacacacctgaactgaGCAATAAGTAGCACCTGGCTCACACTGAGGGCCGGATTCACAAAAGGATTATGTTGCTTTTGCGCCCACTAAACCTGTACAAAGAGTCAAAAAGACACCATCTTAAGTGTTTCTCAATCCTGGTCCTGGGGACCCGCTGCCCTGCATGGTTTAGATGTTTCCCTTTTCCAACACATCTGAATCAGATCAGCTCGTCATCAAGAAGCCTGATGATGAACACTTAATTTGAATCAGGTATGTTGGAAGCATCTAAACCGCAGGGCAGCGGATCTGATCGAAAGGGTTAAATGCTCGCCTAactgcgctgcagagcaaactgCATCTCTGTGCGTcaattctgtttgtgtttaaatgatccATGAGGTCTGTTTCTCTGTAAACCAGCCTCATTGTAAAAAAGAGTCTAACTCACCAACAGGGGGCGCTAACAGCCTAACAG
Coding sequences within:
- the LOC132979633 gene encoding dnaJ homolog subfamily C member 5B-like yields the protein MSDGRQRTLSTSGESLYQILALQKGCSHEDIKKSYRKLALRYHPDKNPDDPDAAEKFKELNAAHAVLSDLTKRNIYDSYGSLGLYVAQQFGEDNVNTYFMLSTWWAKGLFAVCGLLTGFYCCCCLCCCCNCCCGKLKPPPAGEGAEPEYVSPDDLEEELRNDRDNDVEAPIVQQPTNASEKTQLITDGHRRYGDTYT